Proteins encoded by one window of Phoenix dactylifera cultivar Barhee BC4 unplaced genomic scaffold, palm_55x_up_171113_PBpolish2nd_filt_p 000624F, whole genome shotgun sequence:
- the LOC103697493 gene encoding protein IQ-DOMAIN 1-like has product MGKKGGSSWLTAVKRAFRSPSKDSDKKSSKQREEQDQDEEEKHKREKRRWIFRKSSAHEQQQQQQAQLGRAAPAAAVTPEQRRAIALAMATAATAEAAAATAQAAAEVVRLTRPSSASSVREHDAAIVIQTAFRGYLARRALRALRGLVKLQALVRGHNVRKQANMTLRCMQALVRVQAQLRDQRVRLAQEATGCSSNKSSVSCDTSFWDPKYLQELEQRRSMSREGSSYADDWDDRPRTIEDIQAMVQCRKEAALKRERALSYAFSHQFWRPDRNLSPSLEEEEEVASRGDQRPPRWTDRWIASRSSFDNRASSRGRASTDQIDPIKTLEIDQARPFSYTTTTTNHRRPPQPSSHQLSCPLGRSHHSPVTPSPSKSRPLQVRSASPRCGREEGSCSAYYHHGASRHHRAAVPNYMAATESAKARARSQSAPRQRPATPELERGAGSVKKRLSFPVPEAYGYGGYSQSLRSPSFKSAAGRLGAEQRSIVSSSCNDSFGGEVSPSSTTELRRWLR; this is encoded by the exons ATgggaaagaagggaggaagctCGTGGTTGACGGCGGTGAAAAGGGCCTTCAGATCTCCCTCCAAGGACTCGGACAAGAAGTCCTCCAAGCAACGAGAGGAACAAGACCAGGATGAGGAGGAGAAG cataagagggagaagaggagatgGATCTTTCGGAAGTCTTCGGCCCACgagcaacagcagcagcagcaggcgCAGCTGGGGAGGGCGGCGCCGGCGGCAGCGGTGACACCGGAGCAGAGGCGCGCCATCGCACTGGCCATGGCCACCGCGGCAACGGCGgaagcggcggcggcgacggcgcAGGCCGCGGCGGAGGTGGTCCGGCTTACGAGGCCTTCTTCGGCCAGCTCCGTCCGGGAGCACGACGCCGCCATCGTTATCCAGACGGCCTTTCGAGGATACCTG GCGAGGAGGGCGCTGAGGGCTCTGAGAGGGCTGGTGAAGCTCCAGGCTCTGGTGAGGGGGCACAACGTCCGGAAGCAAGCGAACATGACGCTGAGATGCATGCAGGCCCTGGTGAGGGTCCAAGCCCAGCTGAGAGACCAGCGGGTTCGGCTCGCCCAGGAGGCGACCGGGTGCAGCAGCAACAAGTCCTCCGTCAGCTGCGACACCTCCTTCTGGgaccccaaatacctccaaGAGCTCGAACAGAGAAGATCCATG TCGAGAGAAGGGAGTAGTTATGCGGACGACTGGGACGACCGGCCACGGACTATTGAGGATATCCAAGCTATGGTGCAGTGCAGGAAGGAGGCTGCTTTGAAACGAGAGCGAGCCCTCTCATATGCTTTCTCTCATCAG TTCTGGAGACCCGATAGAAACCTCTCCCCGTCGctcgaggaagaagaggaagtggcCTCAAGAGGAGATCAGAGGCCACCGAGGTGGACGGACCGTTGGATTGCCTCGAGGTCATCTTTTGATAATAGAGCCAGCAGCAGGGGAAGAGCCTCCACCGACCAGATAGACCCCATCAAGACCCTGGAGATCGACCAAGCTCGGCCCTTCTCTTATACCACCACCACAACGAACCACCGAAGGCCGCCCCAACCCAGCTCGCACCAGCTATCCTGCCCGCTTGGCCGCTCCCACCACTCCCCTGTCACGCCGTCACCCTCCAAGTCGCGGCCGCTGCAAGTGCGCTCCGCAAGCCCTCGCTGTGGGAGGGAGGAGGGGAGCTGCTCCGCCTACTACCACCACGGAGCGTCGCGCCACCACCGGGCGGCGGTGCCGAACTACATGGCGGCGACGGAGTCGGCCAAGGCCCGGGCGCGGTCGCAGAGTGCGCCGAGGCAGAGGCCGGCGACGCCGGAGCTGGAGCGGGGGGCGGGATCCGTGAAGAAGCGGCTTTCCTTCCCGGTGCCGGAGGCGTACGGTTATGGCGGGTACTCGCAGAGCCTGAGGAGTCCAAGCTTCAAGAGTGCGGCCGGGCGACTCGGGGCGGAGCAGAGGTCGATCGTGTCCTCGTCCTGCAACGATAGCTTCGGCGGCGAGGTGTCGCCGTCGTCGACGACGGAGCTCCGGCGGTGGCTCAGGTGA